One Streptomyces sp. ML-6 genomic region harbors:
- a CDS encoding iron ABC transporter permease: MRTTAVERPTPEGPREVRRRRAVGLVVLGAALVLAAAVSLAVGARALSPAEVWHGLSVSPGSDRRLTEIGLIVQTVRVPRTVLAVVAGLALGIGGALIQGYTRNPIADTGLLGVNAGASFAVVSAIAVLGLTNPFQYVWFAFAGAAVAGVVVFGLASIGRGAGNPLTLALAGQGITVFLVAMTTAVTLSDQKSLNALRFWNAGSVAGVGFDVIRPVTVFVAVGTVLALITLPALNLLNLGDDVARGLGVNIALSRTVGIIAVTLLAGAATAACGPIAFLGLMVAHVARYLTGPDYRWLVPYAGLLGSVVLLVCDIVGRMVVRPGELDAGVVVALLGAPFFAALVWRGKFRNT; encoded by the coding sequence ATGCGCACCACTGCGGTTGAGCGCCCGACGCCCGAGGGCCCGAGGGAGGTCCGCCGACGGCGGGCCGTGGGACTGGTGGTGCTCGGGGCGGCCCTCGTCCTCGCGGCGGCGGTGTCGTTGGCCGTCGGCGCCCGGGCGCTGAGCCCCGCCGAGGTCTGGCACGGGCTGTCCGTGTCCCCCGGCTCCGACCGGCGGCTCACCGAGATCGGGCTCATCGTGCAGACCGTGCGGGTGCCCCGGACGGTGCTCGCGGTCGTGGCGGGCCTCGCGCTGGGCATCGGCGGGGCGCTGATCCAGGGGTACACGCGCAACCCCATCGCCGACACGGGCTTGTTGGGGGTGAACGCCGGCGCCTCGTTCGCGGTGGTGTCGGCGATCGCCGTCCTCGGCCTCACCAACCCGTTCCAGTACGTCTGGTTCGCCTTCGCGGGGGCGGCGGTCGCCGGGGTCGTCGTCTTCGGCCTGGCGAGCATCGGCCGGGGCGCGGGCAACCCGTTGACGCTCGCCCTGGCCGGGCAGGGGATCACGGTGTTCCTCGTGGCGATGACCACGGCGGTCACGCTGTCCGACCAGAAGTCGCTGAACGCGCTGAGGTTCTGGAACGCGGGCTCCGTGGCCGGTGTCGGATTCGACGTCATCCGGCCGGTGACCGTCTTCGTGGCGGTCGGGACGGTACTGGCGCTGATCACCCTGCCCGCCCTCAACCTGCTCAACCTGGGCGACGACGTGGCGCGGGGGCTGGGCGTGAACATCGCACTGAGCCGGACCGTCGGCATCATCGCCGTCACCCTGCTGGCGGGCGCGGCCACGGCGGCGTGCGGCCCCATCGCGTTCCTCGGACTCATGGTGGCCCACGTGGCCCGGTACCTGACCGGCCCGGACTACCGCTGGCTGGTGCCGTACGCGGGTCTGCTCGGCTCCGTCGTCCTGCTGGTCTGCGACATCGTGGGGCGCATGGTGGTGCGGCCGGGGGAGTTGGACGCGGGGGTCGTGGTCGCCCTGCTGGGCGCCCCGTTCTTCGCGGCCCTGGTGTGGCGCGGAAAGTTCAGGAACACATGA
- a CDS encoding ABC transporter ATP-binding protein encodes MTGTEAEAEAEAGGGGASRLAASGVTVGYGGRVVIDGLDVAIPPGVITTIIGPNGCGKSTLLRTLARLLRPSAGTVVLDGEDIAGLRTRDVAKKLGLLPQAPVAPEGLTVADLVARGRHPHQSWLRQWSSDDAGVVERALAMTGVAELAGRPVDSLSGGQRQRVWISMALAQGTDLLLLDEPTTYLDLAHAVDVLDLVDDLHEAGRTVVMVLHDLNLAARYSDHLVVMRAGSILAQGHPREVITAELLREAFGLRAEVIDDPVGGRPLVVPIGRAHVRPGRQVLAGRGDEPPSR; translated from the coding sequence ATCACCGGGACCGAGGCAGAGGCAGAGGCAGAGGCCGGGGGCGGGGGCGCGTCGCGGCTGGCGGCCAGCGGCGTCACGGTCGGGTACGGCGGCCGGGTGGTCATCGACGGCCTCGACGTGGCGATCCCGCCCGGAGTGATCACCACGATCATCGGCCCCAACGGCTGCGGGAAATCCACCCTGTTGCGCACCCTGGCGCGGCTGCTCAGACCGAGCGCGGGGACGGTCGTGCTGGACGGCGAGGACATCGCCGGGCTCAGGACCAGGGACGTGGCGAAGAAGCTCGGACTGCTGCCGCAGGCGCCCGTCGCGCCGGAGGGGCTGACGGTGGCCGACCTGGTCGCCAGGGGACGCCATCCGCACCAGAGCTGGCTGCGGCAGTGGTCGTCGGACGACGCCGGCGTCGTGGAACGCGCGCTGGCCATGACCGGGGTGGCCGAACTGGCCGGCCGTCCGGTGGACTCGCTCTCCGGCGGCCAGCGCCAGCGCGTCTGGATCTCGATGGCCCTGGCCCAGGGCACCGACCTGCTGCTGCTGGACGAGCCGACCACCTATCTGGACCTGGCGCACGCCGTCGACGTGCTCGACCTGGTGGACGACCTGCACGAGGCGGGGCGCACCGTGGTCATGGTGCTGCACGACCTCAATCTGGCCGCGCGCTACAGCGACCACCTCGTCGTGATGCGGGCGGGATCGATCCTGGCGCAGGGACACCCGCGCGAGGTGATCACCGCCGAGTTGCTGCGCGAGGCGTTCGGGCTGCGCGCCGAGGTGATCGACGACCCGGTGGGCGGCCGCCCGCTCGTCGTACCGATCGGCCGCGCCCACGTCCGGCCCGGCAGGCAGGTCCTCGCAGGACGCGGCGACGAACCGCCGAGCCGGTGA
- a CDS encoding lysine N(6)-hydroxylase/L-ornithine N(5)-oxygenase family protein, with translation MSQALPDDAPPVHDLIGIGFGPSNVAMAIALGEHNTRVGGREPVTAHFFERQPGFGWHRGMLIEDATMQVSFLKDLVTLRNPASEFSFLCYLRSKGRLIDFINHKNLFPLRVEFHDYFEWAAAKVDDMVSYGREVVAVTPLVHDGVVEHLDVTVRSEEGLEVHRARNLVIGTGLRPFVPEGVERGDRIWHNSDLLRKIDALEGTSPSRFVVVGAGQSAAENVAHLHRCFPRAEVCAVFSRYGYSPADDSAFANRIFDPDAVDDYFAAPESVKKQLMAYHGNTNYSVVDIDLIDDLYRRVYQEKVLGTERLRFLNVSRVTGVEERPDGVRTTVKSLVTGEETHLDADVVVFATGYRPADPLGLLGEIADRCLRDEEGRVRVERDYRIATEPDLRCGIYLQGGTEHTHGITTSLLSNTAIRVGEILDSLLDRGVKSASDEARPVAGGAGPAARQGVFRN, from the coding sequence ATGTCACAGGCTCTTCCCGACGACGCACCACCGGTCCACGACCTCATCGGCATCGGCTTCGGACCCTCCAACGTGGCCATGGCGATCGCGCTCGGCGAGCACAACACACGCGTCGGCGGGCGGGAGCCGGTCACCGCCCACTTCTTCGAGCGCCAGCCGGGCTTCGGCTGGCACCGCGGCATGCTGATCGAGGACGCCACCATGCAGGTGTCCTTCCTCAAGGACCTGGTGACGCTGCGGAACCCGGCCAGCGAGTTCAGCTTCCTCTGCTATCTGCGGAGCAAGGGCCGGCTGATCGACTTCATCAACCACAAGAACCTCTTCCCGCTGCGGGTGGAGTTCCACGACTACTTCGAGTGGGCCGCGGCCAAGGTCGACGACATGGTCTCCTACGGCCGGGAGGTCGTCGCCGTCACGCCCCTCGTCCACGACGGCGTCGTGGAACACCTGGACGTGACCGTCCGCTCGGAGGAGGGGCTCGAGGTCCACCGGGCCCGCAACCTCGTCATCGGCACCGGGCTGCGCCCCTTCGTGCCGGAGGGCGTGGAGCGCGGTGACCGCATCTGGCACAACTCCGACCTCCTGCGGAAGATCGACGCGCTGGAGGGCACGTCGCCCTCGCGGTTCGTCGTCGTGGGTGCCGGGCAGAGCGCCGCCGAGAACGTCGCCCACCTGCACCGCTGCTTCCCCCGGGCCGAGGTCTGCGCGGTCTTCTCCCGCTACGGGTACAGCCCCGCCGACGACAGTGCCTTCGCCAACCGGATCTTCGACCCGGACGCCGTCGACGACTACTTCGCCGCCCCCGAGAGCGTCAAGAAACAGCTGATGGCCTATCACGGGAACACCAACTACTCCGTGGTGGACATCGATCTGATCGACGACCTGTACCGGCGGGTGTACCAGGAGAAGGTCCTCGGCACCGAACGGCTGCGCTTCCTCAACGTGTCCCGGGTCACCGGCGTCGAGGAGCGGCCCGACGGCGTCCGCACCACCGTGAAGTCCCTCGTCACGGGCGAGGAGACGCACCTGGACGCCGATGTCGTGGTGTTCGCCACCGGCTACCGTCCCGCCGACCCCCTCGGCCTCCTCGGCGAGATCGCCGACCGCTGCCTGCGCGACGAGGAGGGACGCGTCCGCGTCGAGCGCGACTACCGCATCGCGACGGAACCCGATCTGCGCTGCGGGATCTATCTGCAGGGCGGCACGGAGCACACGCACGGCATCACGACGTCCCTGCTGTCCAACACCGCGATACGGGTCGGCGAGATCCTGGACTCGCTGCTCGACCGGGGCGTCAAGTCCGCCTCCGACGAGGCCCGGCCGGTCGCCGGGGGCGCCGGCCCCGCCGCCCGCCAGGGCGTGTTCCGGAATTAG
- a CDS encoding iron chelate uptake ABC transporter family permease subunit, which yields MNGADVKPSGADAGPNGVKADPSGAHAGPAVAPGVRIGAVSFVWRPRLVLVTVLLAAAAFLVFCLSIGVGDFPVALPRVIATILGRGERVDEFVIMDLRMPRALAGLVVGIALGMSGAITQSVARNPLASPDVLGITGGASAVAVFLVTVSGGAAAAVTGAVGLSAAALAGGLGTGLLVYFLAWRRGIDGFRLILIGIAVSAVAQAITTWLLVSADIRDVARAQAWLVGSLDSRSWDEVRVAFWCALVLVAVVAGAAFQFGPMHLGDEIAAGLGVRYTRVRAVLLLCAVLLAAVAVSAAGPVPFVALVAPQVAMRLAGFPTPPLVASGLMGALLLIGADLVARTALPITLPVGVVTAAIGGPFLVWLLVRANLRRAAHA from the coding sequence ATGAACGGGGCGGATGTGAAACCGAGCGGGGCGGACGCGGGCCCGAACGGGGTGAAGGCGGACCCGAGCGGGGCGCACGCGGGACCGGCGGTGGCGCCGGGGGTACGGATCGGTGCGGTGTCGTTCGTGTGGCGGCCCCGGCTCGTCCTGGTCACGGTGCTGTTGGCGGCGGCGGCCTTCCTGGTGTTCTGCCTCTCCATCGGTGTCGGGGACTTCCCCGTCGCCCTGCCCCGGGTGATCGCCACGATCCTCGGCCGGGGCGAACGGGTCGACGAGTTCGTGATCATGGACTTGCGGATGCCGCGCGCGCTGGCCGGCCTGGTCGTGGGGATCGCGCTGGGGATGTCCGGGGCGATCACGCAGTCCGTCGCGCGCAATCCGCTCGCCAGCCCGGACGTCCTGGGCATCACCGGGGGCGCGAGCGCGGTCGCGGTGTTCCTGGTGACCGTCTCGGGCGGCGCCGCCGCGGCGGTCACCGGTGCGGTGGGCCTGTCCGCGGCGGCGCTCGCGGGCGGTCTCGGCACCGGGCTGCTGGTGTACTTCCTGGCGTGGCGGCGCGGGATCGACGGCTTCCGGCTCATCCTCATCGGCATCGCGGTGAGCGCCGTGGCGCAGGCGATCACGACCTGGCTGCTGGTCTCGGCCGACATCAGGGACGTGGCCAGGGCCCAGGCGTGGCTGGTGGGTTCGCTGGACAGCCGGTCGTGGGACGAGGTCCGGGTGGCGTTCTGGTGCGCGCTCGTCCTCGTGGCCGTCGTCGCCGGTGCCGCGTTCCAGTTCGGGCCGATGCACCTGGGCGACGAGATCGCCGCCGGGCTGGGCGTCCGGTACACGCGGGTGCGGGCGGTCCTGCTGCTGTGCGCGGTGCTGCTGGCCGCCGTGGCGGTGAGCGCGGCGGGTCCGGTTCCGTTCGTCGCGCTGGTGGCGCCGCAGGTGGCGATGCGGCTGGCGGGGTTCCCGACGCCCCCGCTGGTGGCCTCCGGGCTGATGGGGGCGTTGTTGCTGATCGGCGCGGACCTGGTGGCGCGCACGGCGCTGCCGATCACCCTGCCGGTCGGTGTGGTCACCGCCGCGATCGGTGGTCCGTTCCTGGTCTGGCTGCTGGTGCGGGCGAATCTGAGGCGGGCGGCACATGCGTAG